From the genome of Pelobacter propionicus DSM 2379, one region includes:
- the hemA gene encoding glutamyl-tRNA reductase, with protein MNIIVVGLSHKTAPVEVRERVAFSPNLIERPLRELVSLDDISEGVIVSTCNRVEIYATTHDIAGGTARIKRFLADHHRIPLESLEQYLYSYHSEAAIRHVFRVASSLDSMVVGEPQILGQIKTAYGYAAEYRTSGTILNRFLHKAFSVAKRVRTETRIASSAVSVAFAAVELARKILGDLSGKTVMLIGAGEMCELAAKHFLTSGARGLLVANRTFAKGERLAAEFGGEAIPFEELFQELHRADIVLSSTGAPHTIIAPRDVEAVVKRRKFKPMFFIDIAVPRDIDPRVNDLESAYLFTVDDLQEIVEANMAQRNQEASKGEEIVEQEIGQFHCWLSSLESTPTIVALRARFEEIRRAELEKTLCGWKDLSPEAEKRLEIMTLSIMNKLLHTPTAVLKRAGQGGRTDLYTDALRQLFDLQTSRQDDDELELELEEE; from the coding sequence ATGAATATCATCGTTGTCGGCCTCTCCCACAAGACAGCGCCGGTGGAGGTACGGGAGAGGGTGGCATTCTCGCCCAACCTGATTGAAAGGCCGCTGCGGGAACTGGTCAGCCTGGACGATATCAGCGAAGGGGTGATCGTCTCCACCTGCAACCGGGTGGAGATCTATGCCACCACCCATGACATCGCCGGCGGCACGGCCCGCATCAAGCGTTTCCTGGCTGACCACCACCGCATACCGCTGGAGAGCCTGGAGCAGTACCTGTACAGCTACCACTCCGAGGCAGCCATCCGCCACGTGTTCCGGGTGGCCTCCAGCCTGGACTCCATGGTGGTGGGAGAACCCCAGATCCTGGGGCAGATCAAGACCGCCTACGGCTATGCGGCCGAATACCGGACATCGGGCACCATCCTGAACCGTTTCCTGCACAAAGCTTTCTCCGTTGCCAAGCGGGTGCGCACGGAAACCAGGATCGCCTCCTCGGCGGTTTCGGTGGCCTTTGCCGCGGTGGAGCTTGCCCGCAAGATCCTGGGCGACCTGTCCGGCAAGACCGTCATGCTGATCGGCGCCGGCGAGATGTGCGAGCTGGCAGCCAAGCATTTTCTCACCAGCGGCGCCCGTGGTCTGTTGGTGGCCAACCGCACCTTTGCCAAGGGTGAGCGCCTGGCCGCCGAGTTCGGCGGTGAGGCGATACCCTTCGAGGAGCTGTTCCAGGAGCTCCACCGGGCAGATATCGTGCTCTCCTCAACCGGCGCGCCGCACACCATCATCGCTCCCCGGGACGTGGAGGCGGTGGTGAAACGGCGCAAGTTCAAGCCGATGTTCTTCATCGACATCGCCGTGCCGCGCGACATCGATCCCCGGGTGAACGACCTGGAGAGCGCCTACCTCTTCACGGTGGACGACCTGCAGGAGATCGTTGAGGCCAACATGGCCCAGCGCAACCAGGAGGCGAGCAAAGGGGAAGAAATCGTCGAGCAGGAGATCGGACAGTTCCATTGCTGGCTCTCCTCCCTTGAATCGACCCCCACCATAGTTGCCCTGCGCGCCAGGTTCGAGGAGATCAGGCGGGCGGAGTTGGAAAAGACTCTCTGCGGCTGGAAGGATCTCTCCCCCGAGGCGGAAAAACGGCTGGAGATCATGACCCTCTCCATCATGAACAAACTGCTGCATACTCCCACGGCCGTGCTCAAGCGGGCCGGCCAGGGGGGGCGCACCGACCTCTATACCGATGCCCTGCGGCAGCTTTTCGATCTTCAGACAAGCCGGCAGGACGACGACGAACTGGAGCTGGAACTGGAGGAGGAGTGA
- the sfsA gene encoding DNA/RNA nuclease SfsA, producing MRLPPLIAGTLVRRYKRFLADVILEDGSPVTVHCPNSGSMKGCASPGSRVLLSRSANPGRAYPLTWELVESDGCWAGINTSLPNRLVREAIENGTVVELRGYDSIRPEVAYGQRSRIDLLLEGPAGRCYVEVKNVTLVEGERALFPDAVTVRGQKHLNELMRVVREGDRGVIFFTVQRGDAESVSPADAIDPEYGRLLRLALDSGVEALAYRAVVSPEEIRLKERLPVIL from the coding sequence GTGAGACTCCCTCCGCTGATAGCCGGAACACTGGTCAGGCGCTACAAGCGTTTCCTGGCCGATGTGATCCTGGAGGACGGCAGCCCCGTCACGGTCCACTGCCCCAATTCGGGAAGCATGAAGGGATGCGCGTCCCCCGGCAGCCGGGTGCTGCTCTCCCGCAGCGCCAATCCGGGCCGCGCCTATCCCCTCACCTGGGAGCTGGTGGAGTCGGACGGATGCTGGGCCGGCATCAACACCTCCCTGCCCAACCGCCTGGTGCGGGAGGCCATCGAGAACGGCACCGTGGTGGAACTCCGGGGGTATGACAGCATCCGGCCCGAGGTAGCCTACGGCCAGCGGAGCCGCATCGATCTCCTCCTGGAGGGGCCGGCCGGGCGCTGTTATGTGGAAGTCAAGAACGTCACCCTGGTGGAGGGGGAAAGGGCACTCTTCCCCGATGCCGTGACGGTCCGCGGCCAGAAACACCTGAACGAGCTGATGCGGGTGGTCAGGGAGGGGGACCGGGGAGTGATCTTCTTCACCGTCCAGCGGGGCGATGCCGAGAGCGTTTCTCCGGCGGACGCCATCGACCCGGAGTACGGCAGGCTGCTGCGACTGGCGCTGGACAGCGGCGTGGAAGCGCTGGCCTACCGGGCCGTTGTCTCACCTGAGGAGATCCGCCTGAAGGAACGGCTTCCGGTGATCCTGTAG
- a CDS encoding YiiX/YebB-like N1pC/P60 family cysteine hydrolase: protein MKLSYFPLLLMAVLCISSPVLAAGGCQEHPTSAHKASREAVEASLKKELSEFRTLAERALALRAETIKVGKAIKDKIDRGRPLTGDDISLINTGINQHLTLRDELLAVAESHECWLDGSEMELARQGITPGSRLTGVMLSLSSAMLLYDNYLLAISLFEGDSKLRRILNERDPGYKVRSAALAKITMNYDSVRNRARVRRAIRFYERETSHAVAPTAHDRESEYLRLLIEQSPSYSMVKTWSPLYVVGRKLGFLAAVTTDAMSGMEREGVSLFSMVFGNAVGLVETRRGKLYKKGDVLADISASLKAGDILLEKTPFRLTDKLIPGYWGHAAVWIGTEVELKELGIWNNPLVARHHDEIRQGRLVVEALRSGVEMNTLQHFLNIDSLGILRKPDQSREARATTIMLALRQVGKPYDFNFDVESKERVYCSKLVYLSYSGIDWPTRKSLGRTTFTPDDVATKVAKDGALQLVTFYHDGERVSDAPIVRMAELMGIGKGR, encoded by the coding sequence ATGAAGTTGTCGTATTTCCCCCTTCTCCTCATGGCTGTTCTCTGCATCTCTTCGCCTGTATTAGCTGCCGGCGGTTGCCAGGAGCATCCCACTTCTGCCCATAAAGCCAGCCGTGAAGCGGTGGAAGCGTCGCTCAAAAAGGAGCTTAGCGAGTTCCGTACCCTTGCGGAACGGGCACTGGCGCTGCGGGCCGAGACGATCAAGGTCGGCAAGGCCATCAAGGACAAGATTGACAGGGGCAGGCCGTTGACCGGTGATGACATATCCCTGATCAATACCGGCATCAACCAGCATCTGACACTGCGCGACGAGCTGTTGGCGGTGGCTGAATCACACGAATGCTGGCTGGACGGCTCGGAAATGGAGCTGGCGCGACAGGGGATCACACCGGGATCGCGCCTGACCGGGGTGATGCTGTCGCTCTCCTCGGCCATGCTGCTCTACGACAACTACCTGCTGGCCATCTCGCTCTTCGAAGGGGACAGCAAGCTGCGCCGCATCCTCAATGAACGAGATCCGGGCTACAAGGTGAGAAGCGCGGCATTGGCGAAAATAACCATGAATTACGACTCCGTGAGAAACCGGGCCCGGGTGCGCAGGGCGATCAGGTTCTACGAGCGCGAGACGTCGCACGCTGTCGCCCCGACGGCCCACGACCGGGAAAGCGAGTACCTCAGGCTGCTGATTGAGCAGAGCCCCTCCTATTCCATGGTCAAAACCTGGTCCCCCCTGTACGTGGTCGGCCGTAAACTCGGTTTCCTGGCCGCAGTAACGACTGATGCCATGAGCGGCATGGAACGGGAAGGCGTCAGCCTGTTCAGCATGGTTTTCGGCAATGCGGTGGGCCTGGTTGAAACGCGCAGGGGCAAGCTGTACAAAAAAGGAGATGTCCTGGCCGATATCAGCGCCAGCCTGAAGGCAGGAGATATCCTGCTGGAGAAGACCCCCTTCCGCCTGACGGACAAGCTGATACCGGGTTACTGGGGGCACGCGGCGGTTTGGATCGGCACGGAGGTGGAATTGAAGGAACTGGGCATCTGGAACAACCCGCTGGTGGCTCGCCATCATGACGAGATCCGCCAGGGAAGGCTGGTGGTAGAGGCCTTGCGCTCAGGGGTGGAGATGAACACCCTGCAGCATTTCCTCAATATCGACAGTCTCGGGATCCTGCGCAAACCGGACCAGAGCCGTGAAGCGCGCGCCACCACGATCATGCTGGCCTTGCGACAGGTGGGAAAACCATATGACTTCAATTTTGATGTGGAGTCAAAGGAGAGGGTCTACTGCTCCAAGCTGGTCTATCTGAGCTACAGCGGCATCGACTGGCCCACCAGGAAGTCCCTCGGGCGCACCACCTTCACCCCCGATGACGTGGCGACAAAGGTTGCCAAGGACGGTGCCCTGCAGTTGGTCACCTTTTACCACGACGGCGAGCGGGTCAGCGATGCGCCAATCGTGCGCATGGCCGAGTTGATGGGAATAGGAAAAGGCAGGTAA
- the hemC gene encoding hydroxymethylbilane synthase: MPPRQLRIGTRASQLALWQANWVKSELEKRYPAMEVTLTKIKTMGDRILDVPLAQVGGKGLFVKEIEEAMLRGEIDIAVHSMKDVPTEFPEGLGLYCITEREDPRDAVVSRAARFSHLPPGARVGTSALRRQAQLLHARPDLEMVTIRGNVETRIRKLDEENLDAVILAAAGLKRLGLTQRVAEYLDVEFSIPAIGQGALGIECRLSDPVVTEAIAFFNHPDTSHAVRAERALLRRCQGGCQVPIAAHGTIRGGELRLVGLIAAVDGREFVRDEISGPVDQCEHLGEELADRLLSRGGRAILEEVYQREI, from the coding sequence ATGCCCCCCAGGCAGCTTCGTATCGGTACCCGCGCCAGCCAACTGGCGCTCTGGCAGGCCAACTGGGTCAAATCCGAGCTGGAGAAGAGATATCCCGCTATGGAAGTGACCCTCACCAAAATTAAGACCATGGGGGACAGGATCCTTGACGTCCCCCTGGCCCAGGTTGGCGGCAAGGGGCTGTTCGTCAAGGAGATCGAGGAAGCCATGCTGCGGGGGGAGATCGACATCGCCGTGCACAGTATGAAGGATGTTCCCACCGAGTTTCCCGAGGGGCTGGGGCTGTACTGCATCACGGAGCGTGAGGACCCTCGCGACGCGGTTGTTTCCCGCGCTGCGCGGTTCTCCCACCTGCCGCCCGGCGCCAGGGTCGGCACCAGCGCCCTGCGCCGCCAGGCCCAGTTGCTCCATGCCCGTCCCGACCTGGAGATGGTAACGATCCGTGGCAACGTGGAGACCCGCATCCGCAAGCTGGATGAGGAAAACCTGGATGCGGTCATCCTGGCCGCCGCGGGGCTGAAGCGTCTCGGCCTCACCCAGCGGGTGGCCGAGTACCTGGATGTGGAGTTCTCCATTCCGGCCATCGGCCAGGGCGCCCTGGGGATCGAGTGCCGCCTGTCTGACCCGGTCGTCACCGAGGCCATCGCATTCTTCAACCACCCCGACACCAGCCATGCCGTACGGGCCGAACGGGCCCTGCTCAGGCGCTGCCAGGGGGGATGCCAGGTACCCATCGCCGCCCATGGTACGATACGGGGGGGCGAGCTCAGGCTGGTCGGTCTCATCGCGGCGGTGGATGGACGGGAGTTTGTGCGCGACGAGATCAGCGGTCCGGTTGATCAATGTGAGCACCTGGGGGAGGAACTGGCCGACCGCCTGCTCTCCCGGGGGGGCAGGGCAATTCTGGAGGAGGTTTACCAGCGTGAAATCTGA
- a CDS encoding diguanylate cyclase domain-containing protein — translation MGTHDKSQAISLKRRINSVVSARWFAIAGALLVFVLTVSLGEAVLQAQRHEADNQRRIEMTSYAAMLRAHVERELNSLLYLNSGLGSYLVVRNNRIQSKEIGDMLAVLYKGNPHVRNFGIAVGYRLTYVYPLTGNEKAIGIDYRSLPGQWPVIQRIVASGKPALAGPLDLVQGGSGLIYRVPLFLGGNYWGLLSTVIDSDSLFKSVFKESKDGRFEHALRGRDGLGSKGDVILGNIALFARSDAVVQEIDIPGGRWAIAVAPRYDNFNHNLPYLARITVALAGGLIAWMLYALIRSRAELARLVMFDSLTGLPNRRLLTDRARVAFARQHRHPDQACAILFLDMNGFKDVNDRYGHNAGDAVLREVARRCRATVRAEDTVARWGGDEFVVLMEAVSEERVQALVARLREVLETQITLDGKRFQLGVSVGVVLHREGDASLEEIIGMADQRMYSDKLQRR, via the coding sequence ATGGGCACACATGACAAATCGCAGGCCATCAGTTTGAAGCGCCGAATCAACTCCGTGGTCAGCGCCAGGTGGTTCGCAATTGCCGGCGCACTCCTGGTCTTCGTGCTTACGGTGTCTCTCGGCGAAGCCGTCCTCCAGGCCCAGCGGCACGAAGCCGATAATCAACGACGAATCGAGATGACATCGTACGCGGCCATGCTGCGGGCCCACGTGGAGAGGGAACTCAATTCACTGCTCTATCTCAACAGCGGCTTGGGAAGCTATCTCGTCGTGCGCAACAACCGCATCCAGTCAAAGGAAATCGGTGACATGCTCGCCGTCCTGTACAAGGGGAACCCGCATGTGCGCAACTTCGGCATCGCCGTCGGTTATCGCCTGACCTACGTCTATCCGCTCACCGGCAACGAGAAGGCCATCGGCATCGATTACCGGAGTCTGCCGGGCCAGTGGCCCGTTATCCAGCGCATCGTCGCCAGCGGCAAGCCGGCGCTGGCCGGACCGCTCGACCTGGTCCAGGGGGGCAGCGGCCTGATCTACCGTGTACCCCTGTTCCTTGGCGGAAACTACTGGGGGCTTTTGTCCACGGTGATCGACTCGGATTCGCTGTTCAAGAGCGTGTTCAAGGAGTCAAAAGACGGCCGCTTCGAGCATGCGCTGCGCGGCAGAGACGGCCTGGGCAGCAAAGGAGACGTCATCCTCGGCAACATCGCCCTGTTCGCCCGGAGCGATGCCGTGGTTCAGGAAATCGACATCCCCGGCGGCCGCTGGGCGATTGCGGTGGCTCCGCGCTACGACAACTTCAACCACAACCTGCCGTACCTGGCGAGGATTACCGTCGCCCTTGCCGGCGGCCTGATCGCCTGGATGCTCTACGCCCTGATCCGCAGTCGTGCCGAGCTGGCGCGACTGGTGATGTTCGATTCCCTCACCGGCCTGCCCAACCGGCGCCTCCTGACGGATCGGGCACGCGTCGCCTTTGCGCGCCAGCATCGCCACCCGGACCAGGCCTGCGCGATTCTGTTCCTGGACATGAATGGTTTCAAAGACGTCAACGACCGGTATGGCCACAACGCGGGCGATGCCGTACTGCGGGAGGTCGCACGGCGCTGCCGGGCAACCGTGCGCGCCGAAGATACCGTTGCCCGCTGGGGTGGCGACGAGTTCGTCGTGCTGATGGAAGCGGTTTCCGAGGAAAGGGTGCAAGCGCTTGTCGCCCGATTGCGCGAAGTCCTCGAGACACAGATCACCCTCGACGGCAAACGCTTCCAGCTTGGCGTATCGGTCGGGGTTGTGCTTCACCGCGAAGGCGACGCCAGCCTTGAGGAGATCATCGGGATGGCCGATCAACGCATGTATTCCGACAAGCTGCAGCGCAGGTAG
- the cobA gene encoding uroporphyrinogen-III C-methyltransferase → MKSETRGIVYLVGSGPGDPGLITLRGMECLRQAEVVVYDYLANELLLNHAPESAERIYAGKIGGRHNQGQDEINALLVRKGSEGKIVVRLKGGDPFVFGRGGEECEALREAGIPFQVVPGVTAAVGAAAYAGIPLTHREYTASVTLVAGQEGKDKDESNIDWERLSHGNGTVVFYMGVTTLRRNMERLIQHGKSADTPVALVRWGTTPKQQVLTGTLADIADRAEKSAFKPPAVTVVGDVVRLRDKLAWFDGRPLFGKRIMVTRAAVQAGEFAGMLAQRGAAVIECPTIRLVEPEQWQPLDAALRDISGYDWIVLTSANAVRCFFRRLDALGLDARSLAGCRVCAVGPKTAAKIRNFGINADLVSSDYKAEGVVAEFAKLDIRGKKILYPCADRARDLIPRELGTMGAQVDAPIAYRTVLPDRLPPEAVFALEKRSVDCITFTSSSTVQNLASMLGEDRMLDMLKGVAIASIGPITTRSCRALGLKVDIEPAEYTLDALTDAIEAFLTA, encoded by the coding sequence GTGAAATCTGAAACGAGAGGAATAGTATATCTTGTGGGATCCGGCCCCGGCGATCCGGGACTGATCACCCTGCGCGGCATGGAGTGCCTGCGCCAGGCAGAGGTGGTGGTGTACGACTACCTGGCCAACGAACTGCTCCTCAACCATGCCCCGGAATCGGCGGAGCGGATCTACGCCGGAAAGATCGGCGGTCGCCATAACCAGGGGCAGGATGAGATCAATGCCCTGCTGGTGCGGAAGGGGAGTGAGGGGAAGATCGTGGTTCGCCTCAAGGGGGGCGATCCCTTCGTGTTCGGTCGGGGAGGAGAGGAGTGCGAGGCTCTGCGCGAGGCGGGGATTCCCTTCCAGGTCGTGCCGGGAGTCACCGCGGCCGTGGGCGCTGCGGCCTACGCCGGCATTCCCCTCACCCACCGCGAGTACACCGCCTCGGTCACGCTGGTCGCCGGCCAGGAGGGGAAGGACAAGGACGAGTCCAACATCGACTGGGAGCGCCTCTCCCACGGCAACGGCACGGTTGTCTTCTACATGGGGGTCACCACCCTGCGTCGCAACATGGAGCGCCTGATACAGCACGGCAAGAGCGCCGACACGCCGGTGGCCCTGGTGCGTTGGGGCACCACGCCGAAGCAGCAGGTGCTGACCGGCACCCTGGCGGATATCGCCGACCGGGCCGAGAAGAGCGCCTTCAAGCCGCCGGCGGTAACCGTGGTGGGTGACGTGGTCAGGCTGAGGGACAAGCTGGCCTGGTTCGACGGCCGTCCGCTCTTCGGCAAGAGGATCATGGTCACCCGCGCCGCCGTCCAGGCGGGGGAGTTTGCCGGCATGCTGGCCCAGCGGGGAGCGGCGGTGATCGAATGTCCCACCATCCGCCTGGTGGAACCGGAACAGTGGCAGCCGCTGGACGCGGCCCTGCGCGACATCTCCGGCTATGACTGGATTGTGCTCACCTCGGCCAACGCGGTGCGCTGCTTCTTCAGGCGCCTGGACGCCCTTGGCCTGGACGCCCGTAGCCTGGCCGGTTGTCGGGTCTGCGCCGTGGGTCCGAAAACCGCCGCAAAGATCAGGAACTTTGGCATCAATGCCGATCTGGTCTCCTCCGACTACAAGGCCGAGGGAGTGGTAGCCGAATTTGCCAAGCTGGACATCCGCGGCAAGAAGATCCTCTACCCCTGCGCGGACCGGGCCCGCGACCTGATTCCCCGGGAGCTGGGCACCATGGGCGCCCAGGTCGATGCCCCCATCGCCTACCGCACGGTCCTTCCGGACAGGCTGCCGCCCGAGGCGGTGTTTGCCCTGGAGAAGCGCTCCGTGGACTGCATCACCTTCACCTCATCCTCCACGGTGCAGAATCTTGCCAGCATGCTGGGCGAGGACCGCATGTTGGACATGCTCAAGGGAGTGGCCATCGCTTCCATCGGACCGATCACCACGCGCAGCTGCCGCGCCCTGGGACTCAAGGTGGATATCGAGCCTGCCGAATACACCCTGGATGCCCTGACCGACGCCATCGAAGCCTTCTTGACGGCCTGA
- the gluQRS gene encoding tRNA glutamyl-Q(34) synthetase GluQRS, with protein MFRTTPLIGRFAPSPTGALHTGSLVSAVGSWLMAKSAGGQWLVRIDDLDSQRQVPGMADDILATLERFALFWDGEISRQSLNLELYEQAFQELKRKALLYPCCCSRREISQAASAPHPTDDCLPYPGSCRNGMPEGRTVRSWRVRVTDEPVCFHDLRRGMICQNLLTGCGDFPLRRADGEFAYQLAVVLDDRISGVNQVVRGDDLLASTPRQIHLQRLLALPQPEYCHLPLVTGPGGTKLSKRDNLVSHHLGNWKDREGVLLHRVLRFLGQEPPAELSGASCPQILAWGAAHFDLRKLPRKGGELTLVS; from the coding sequence ATGTTCCGAACAACTCCCCTCATCGGCCGTTTTGCCCCCTCACCCACCGGAGCGCTGCATACCGGATCGCTGGTCAGCGCCGTGGGGAGCTGGCTGATGGCCAAAAGCGCCGGCGGCCAGTGGCTTGTGCGCATCGACGACCTGGACAGCCAGCGCCAGGTGCCGGGCATGGCCGACGACATCCTGGCCACCCTGGAGCGATTCGCCCTGTTCTGGGACGGCGAGATCTCCCGCCAGAGCCTGAATTTGGAACTCTACGAGCAGGCTTTCCAGGAGTTGAAGAGAAAGGCTCTGCTCTATCCCTGCTGCTGCTCCCGCAGGGAGATCTCCCAGGCGGCCTCGGCCCCACATCCCACGGACGACTGCCTCCCCTACCCGGGCAGTTGCCGCAACGGCATGCCGGAAGGAAGAACGGTGCGCTCCTGGCGGGTGCGGGTGACGGACGAGCCGGTCTGTTTCCATGACCTGCGGCGGGGGATGATCTGCCAGAATCTTTTGACGGGGTGCGGGGATTTCCCGCTGCGGCGGGCTGACGGGGAGTTCGCCTACCAGCTGGCGGTGGTGCTGGACGACCGGATCAGCGGTGTCAATCAGGTGGTGCGGGGGGATGACCTGCTGGCGTCAACGCCGCGCCAGATCCATCTGCAGCGCCTGCTCGCCCTGCCTCAACCGGAGTACTGCCATCTGCCGCTGGTGACCGGGCCGGGCGGGACCAAGCTGAGCAAGCGGGACAACCTGGTGTCCCATCATCTGGGGAACTGGAAGGACAGGGAAGGGGTGCTGCTGCACAGGGTGCTGCGCTTCCTGGGGCAGGAACCGCCGGCGGAACTGAGCGGCGCCTCCTGTCCTCAGATCCTGGCCTGGGGGGCGGCCCATTTCGATCTCCGCAAGCTGCCCCGGAAGGGTGGGGAGTTGACGCTCGTCAGCTGA
- a CDS encoding GGDEF domain-containing protein: protein MQPVQALISGKVRLPSPPLIAVKILEEIRRDDFTFQDLSYLIESDPALTARVLKAANSSFFCPGNRVTSIERALALLGSNAVTNIALSFVIVTGFQPGSTGSFDTTTFWRRALTTAVAAELISTLVGSQDRDIFVIALLQDIGILVMHGNDPQEYQRVFQLRTEQGMGLCEAERQIFGFSHQELGAALLKSWQIPEEMYLPIKYHHATDAVPDQYRQQHDILCVADCLASFHCGTQDADKIRRGRHILYETFGLLGKEVEALIEAVGTRSFEVLAFFEIAPDAMRPLELILQEANEQLSSLHDAYDLQAIELQQAREKAEKRVRELHDTNVMHRELAFRDGLTGVYNRRFFQEALDKELMRAQRYNRQFSLVIFDLDNFKTVNDTHGHTVGDLLLINVSKTVQDILRTTDIFARYGGDEFVIVMPETDLSSAIAVAENLRARIQGLTTSVGNVFIRTTISIGLTSYIATLGNRSREQIIDIADKALYIAKHSGKNSTRALKFPDK from the coding sequence ATGCAGCCTGTCCAGGCACTGATATCCGGCAAGGTGCGCCTCCCTTCCCCGCCACTGATTGCCGTCAAGATTCTGGAAGAGATTCGCAGGGATGACTTTACCTTTCAGGACCTGTCCTACCTGATCGAGTCCGATCCGGCCCTGACGGCGCGGGTGCTTAAGGCGGCGAACTCATCGTTCTTCTGCCCCGGCAACAGGGTGACCAGCATCGAGCGGGCCCTGGCCCTGCTGGGATCGAACGCCGTCACCAACATCGCCCTCTCCTTTGTCATCGTCACCGGATTTCAGCCCGGATCGACGGGGAGCTTCGACACCACCACCTTCTGGCGGCGTGCGTTGACCACGGCCGTTGCCGCGGAACTGATCTCCACGCTGGTGGGGAGTCAGGACCGCGACATCTTCGTCATCGCCCTGCTCCAGGACATCGGCATCCTGGTCATGCACGGCAATGACCCCCAGGAGTACCAGAGAGTCTTTCAGTTGAGAACGGAACAGGGGATGGGGCTGTGCGAGGCTGAACGCCAGATATTCGGCTTCAGTCACCAGGAGCTGGGGGCGGCTCTGCTGAAGAGCTGGCAGATTCCCGAGGAGATGTACCTGCCCATCAAGTATCACCATGCAACTGATGCCGTTCCCGACCAGTACCGGCAACAGCACGACATCCTCTGCGTCGCCGACTGTCTGGCCTCCTTTCATTGCGGAACCCAGGACGCGGACAAGATCAGGCGCGGCAGACACATCCTCTATGAGACCTTCGGCCTGCTGGGAAAAGAGGTCGAGGCACTAATCGAGGCGGTTGGCACCAGGTCTTTCGAGGTGCTGGCCTTCTTCGAGATCGCGCCGGACGCCATGCGGCCGCTGGAACTGATCCTCCAGGAGGCCAACGAGCAGCTGAGCAGCCTGCACGATGCCTATGACCTGCAGGCCATCGAACTGCAACAGGCCAGGGAGAAGGCTGAAAAACGAGTCCGGGAGCTGCACGACACCAACGTCATGCATCGTGAACTGGCCTTCCGGGACGGCCTGACCGGGGTCTACAATCGCCGCTTCTTCCAGGAAGCCCTGGACAAGGAGCTGATGCGGGCCCAGCGCTATAACCGCCAGTTCTCGCTGGTAATCTTCGATCTGGACAACTTCAAGACCGTCAACGACACCCACGGCCACACCGTCGGCGACCTGCTGCTGATCAACGTCAGCAAGACCGTGCAGGATATCCTGCGCACGACCGATATCTTCGCCCGCTACGGTGGAGACGAGTTTGTCATCGTCATGCCCGAAACCGACTTGTCCAGCGCCATAGCCGTGGCCGAGAACCTGCGCGCCCGGATCCAGGGGCTGACCACCAGCGTGGGTAACGTCTTCATCAGGACCACCATCAGCATCGGCCTGACGAGCTACATCGCCACCCTGGGTAACAGGAGCCGCGAGCAGATCATCGACATCGCCGACAAGGCGCTGTACATAGCCAAACACAGCGGGAAAAACAGCACCCGAGCCCTGAAGTTTCCCGATAAATAG
- the ppnP gene encoding pyrimidine/purine nucleoside phosphorylase, which translates to MSEFSNVTVIKKANIYFEGKVASHTVLFPDGTKKTLGIMQAGDYEFSTANAEVMEILSGTLEWQMKGECCWKTIGAGESFQIPADSVFLMKVPAVADYCCSYIQ; encoded by the coding sequence ATGTCAGAATTCAGCAACGTTACGGTTATCAAGAAGGCCAACATCTACTTCGAGGGCAAGGTCGCAAGCCACACCGTCCTCTTCCCCGACGGCACCAAGAAGACGCTGGGCATCATGCAGGCCGGCGACTACGAATTTTCCACCGCCAATGCCGAGGTCATGGAGATACTCTCCGGCACGCTGGAATGGCAGATGAAGGGGGAATGCTGCTGGAAGACCATAGGCGCCGGCGAATCATTCCAGATTCCGGCCGACTCGGTCTTCCTGATGAAGGTGCCGGCGGTCGCGGACTACTGCTGTTCGTATATACAGTAA